In Magnolia sinica isolate HGM2019 chromosome 12, MsV1, whole genome shotgun sequence, a single genomic region encodes these proteins:
- the LOC131221081 gene encoding protein ROOT INITIATION DEFECTIVE 3-like, with translation MASSSWEIFLASSPEGPITAYDANTGNALAYFSNGSRSSPRKGLTLAGKTLIATSHIPSTTTSSSMICLYNWWSSAPFRHLPVPEPVAPLAATPDGLYLFCGGLSGQIHTLSLPSGDLLRSSTIHRRPITCLKINSEVDGSLLISGGDDGAIAVLSIMQLLDSTATTPSEDNSSISQLALHHFPAHSSSVTAIESSVVGCNTTIVSCSLDCTCKFWSLASGAHMRTVRFPCVIWCVAMDPTMSEFYAGGADGRVYVGKLKVVSRRRQLSTDRDADVEVATWAQEHNGAVTALAMANQDQCLVSASEDGSIKVWEVESGKVIRVVGQERSNGISDLVVAKGIASSNSGFNIRRNDGAVVRAGDDFGGFSGREIAKQQRPVKEVMEMEECLGVVVKDRRRAIETLEGAIGTYERLLTLFLNEAK, from the coding sequence ATGGCTTCATCTAGCTGGGAAATCTTTCTTGCAAGCTCTCCAGAGGGCCCCATCACGGCCTATGATGCAAATACAGGCAATGCTTTGGCCTACTTCTCCAACGGCAGCCGATCATCCCCACGCAAGGGTCTCACCCTCGCTGGAAAGACATTGATTGCCACCTCCCACATCCCTTCCACCACCACATCCTCTTCTATGATTTGCCTCTACAACTGGTGGTCCTCTGCGCCTTTCCGTCACCTACCCGTCCCCGAACCAGTCGCACCGCTTGCCGCCACACCTGATGGCTTATACCTCTTCTGTGGTGGCCTCTCTGGCCAAATTCACACCCTCTCTCTTCCCTCAGGTGATCTCCTCCGTTCATCTACCATACACCGTCGACCCATCACATGCCTCAAAATCAATAGTGAGGTTGATGGATCTCTCCTTATCTCTGGTGGGGATGATGGTGCGATTGCGGTACTCTCAATCATGCAGCTCTTAGATTCGACAGCCACCACCCCGTCGGAAGATAATTCTAGCATCTCTCAGCTGGCGTTGCACCACTTTCCTGCGCATTCTTCATCGGTAACAGCTATCGAGTCGAGCGTAGTTGGATGCAATACAACAATAGTTTCTTGCTCGTTAGATTGCACTTGCAAGTTTTGGAGCCTGGCGAGCGGCGCTCACATGCGTACCGTGCGGTTCCCATGCGTGATTTGGTGTGTGGCGATGGACCCCACAATGTCGGAGTTTTACGCCGGTGGGGCCGATGGGAGGGTGTATGTTGGAAAATTGAAGGTGGTGAGTAGGAGGAGACAATTGAGTACAGATAGAGATGCAGACGTAGAGGTGGCGACGTGGGCCCAAGAGCACAATGGGGCTGTGACAGCATTGGCAATGGCAAACCAAGATCAATGTCTCGTGTCGGCTTCGGAAGACGGGAGCATTAAGGTGTGGGAGGTGGAGAGTGGTAAGGTGATTAGGGTTGTTGGGCAAGAGAGAAGCAATGGCATCAGTGATCTTGTGGTGGCGAAAGGAATTGCAAGTAGCAATAGTGGCTTCAATATCCGCCGCAATGATGGGGCTGTGGTGCGAGCTGGTGATGATTTTGGAGGATTTTCAGGTAGGGAGATAGCTAAGCAACAGCGTCCAGTGAAGGAGGTGATGGAGATGGAAGAGTGTTTGGGTGTAGTGGTGAAGGATAGGAGGAGGGCTATTGAGACGCTTGAAGGAGCAATTGGTACGTATGAGAGATTGTTGACCCTCTTCCTCAACGAAGCTAAGTGA